The genomic DNA CGCAcattacggagcgaaacatgtcgagcgaccttcgacaatttacgtgagttacccaatttgtctcacggtagttttgtcATATCTTACTAGTTTATTTAGGATTCTAAATCGCAAGGCTCTTGATCAAGTATTTTTGTGCATCTGTAATTTAACTAGGTAGTtagaatatattttaatattgctCAGTGTTATTGTACTTATTAAAATGGGTGTTACATGactatagtataacattttggAACTATTTGTTTACCCGTGCCTTAGAAAAAGGTGGAGACACAAAGGTTATTGGAAATCTAATTATAATTTAGTTATTTCACTAAACCTAGTACCGAATAAAGAAACGTTACCACGCTGATGGCTACCATTTGCACCGAAACCTTTTctttacggaaccctaaaattgCTACACgatttacaagggggcaaagttgttgtttaaccgcacgtgccaatattgatagccgagcaagcgaaagattccaatattggaccgcgagcgtagcgagtaagtgcgttttcacattatccgatccgatatcggatatcggaaggatttcaaaggaaaaaaatcaaagatggcggcttaaatgtatgggatatcggtcctacctccgatatcggatcagataatgtgaaaacgcactgtgTCTGAATCCGTTTGTCTTTGAAGATGTAACGCACGCGacattacaaatttaatatgagTTTCCCTTTCCCCTACTTATATTTGTTTTGCGTAAATCACAGGACCTCTTTGACCATCCCGGGttatatgtaagtacctatggAAATTACACCGTCAATTTATCAGGAATTGTTGGAAaaccattttaataaaaatcacTTAGTAAATTCAGTTTGTAATGTAAAAGCAAgaacattatatttattattgttgagTTGGATCGTGGTTATAGGACTGGTTACCTGTTAACTCCGAGATTTGCTCGATGTTTCATTTTCCCGAATTTTTACATGTACCCGTCTTGGAGATCTCTGAAAATCCGGAAAAACATCGAGCGAACATTTCTTGAAGTTaagataataggctagtttcctactagtcgaacagcttctttttaaaaactgtcaaaaggACTTGCTAATATGCAATTACTTTCTCCTAATAAATTTTCTAATTAATTCCTCGGTATATACTGGCCCGAGAAAATATCCAATGTACACCTGTGGAGACTCTGCAATGAAACCCGATCGACCAGCAGATTAAGCGCCGGAAATGGAGTTGGATTGGGCACACACTCCGAAGGGGTCTAAACCATATACCGAGGCAAGCCTTAGACTGGAACCCCCaaggaaaaagaaaaagttgccgTCCAAAGCAAACTTGGCGACGGACTATTATTGCAGAGGCTAAGGCTATTGGAAAGACTTGGAGCGAATTGAAGCACGAAGCTCAAGACCGATCGAGGTGGCGGCGCACTGTGGACGCCCTCTGCCCCACCTAGGGGACATAGGacattaagtaagtaagtaaattactatgaaaaaaatactgaggagtgacgtcacggtcaattcatttactttattaattatgtttaaacataacctgtacttacctactgttcatatttttcttcaaattttatggtgctttatttcgtgcactgcataaaatatttttcagtacagacggtgttttttttacgcactagtacgagaagtggttcattatataacaggtcgaaacttcggaggctcatctgtactgaaaaacgtcgtacgatgcacgtgcaaaaaggaaattcgtaactcgtgtcgatttaaaacactcccttcggtcgtgttttaatttatcgcctttcgtttcgaacttccttttttacgcacttgtatcgtaatgtactatttcagtacagatggtgttttttttacgcactagtgcgagaagtggttcattatataacaggtcgaaacttcggatggccatctgtactgaaaaacgtcgtacgatacacgtgcgaaaaggaaattcgtaactcgtgtcgatttaaaacactcccttcggtcgtgttttaatttatcgccactcatttcgaacttccttttttatgcacttgtatcgaaatgtaggtactattattttaagtacttatagGAAACTGGTCTATTATGTTACCTATTAGGTATGTAAGAAAGAGCACGGTGAACATAGGGATGTGTATATTTTTTGCATGTTTGTATGTCATGGATGGTTGTAAAGCATATTACGAAGTGTTCAAATAAATGCAACTCTTTTATTCAAAATTATGTTACTTAAGAATCCCTTTTTAACGGAAAGCCACATATTccagaaataataaaattacttatGATGTAAGTGCAAGGGTAAGTCTGTAGGTATTATACTTATTACATACTCATGCCAAACGgagtaggcagagtacatggaAAAAATTGCTGGTCACTGGATGATACTAGCTCAGGACCATACATACTAAAAGAGTAGtgagtaagtaaataaactctgtattgtaccaccaacatgaaatatacaagacatcaaatataaaagaaagaagaaggaggaagtacaaaggcgaacttattccTGATGAAGAGAGGCCTATTGCTCAGTAGTGGGCGAAAAGGGCTGATTTGGCTAACAAAGGATAGGCCAGAATTCGAAATCATATCAGAATGCGGAAGCTAGAAAAATGTGAAGCAAGTTTCGTGCATTTGTACTCATTTAATTCTTTCTTTAAGTACTTACGTAATTaggttaataaaaatatatcacaataACGTTTCAGTCGCTTGCAAGATGTTGTTCTTAGCAGTTGTGGGGTGAGTGATCGGAACATGATAATCTTATGGACTTTTTAGGTCTAGGTGGTGGTGGTACAGGTGACCAAAGGGCACAGAAAGtgagtctagtgaaaaagggtataattcaaattgactcggtgaaaaagggcacaagtcccacctcagacttgtgccctttttcaccgagtcaatttgagttaatACCCATAGAAATAGGATGACAAGCGTAagcgtaagcgaaatgataggtctgtggttataccctttttcactagacccacagaaATGTTCCGAGGGCTGGCAGATTGATCGTGTAGTTTCTTGAGGAAAGCCGATAATTTGTCAGATTCTACTCCTAACATAGCCTAGATCTCAGCACGGCAAGTCTGTCTGCTGGGTAGCGGTGCTAAATCAACCCCTgccttttttaaagattttgatTCGCCCGTGTAGTAACGACGGGTGAAGAAATCACCTACGTACATTCctcccgtggatgtcgtagaagtcgactgcggGATATGGATTCAATTGTCACGTGGGGATTGTGGCGAATGGGCAACCTGACTCTGCAATATCaacatttatgttttatttttaaccctttaaTTACTAAAACTTACAATGtaacttgagcagtttcgtATGTTCTGCCTATcttttttgggaatacagggaAGAGTATGaatgtgtttttaatattatagttttTAAGACCGAATAAAAATGCCTTTGCGGAAACCTGTGATAAGCATCGCCAATATCGCCATTCAACGGAACGGAGCGATGTGGCCAGtcttctggccccgtagccgaatggcatttctccgacgccaaacgaaagcgatacgccgctggctctgtcgcgccaatacgcaagcgcgatagagataaatatctactagcgcttcgtttcgtgagcgtttcgtgagcgattgtgccattcggctagccacccaggtatcACGTTTGAATgccataaaagtcataaaaccCCTTTAAATGCCGGAAATCTACTTACTGACTAAAGTAATCATTCGTCTTTTAATGAGATAAACATCACGATTGAGTAATGTCgctaatatccatactaatattataaatgggaaaatgtgtgtgtctgtttgtttgtccgtctttcacggcaaaacgcagcgacaaattgacgtgtttttttaagtggagagagttgaagggatggagtgacataggctactttttgcctctttccaacgcgagtgaagccgaaggcaaaagctagtgtacatATAAAGCTATGTTTAGAGTTCTGTAGTTATTTAGGAACCCATTTATGAAACGTGGGCTCTTTTGTGTAGAAAATGGCAGGGTGATCTATGTCACGGCGAGATACTGTTGTACCAATCATGAGCTAGAGCTGCTGCTGGTATTGTTTGATTTCAGATTCCTAGCGATGACAAGCAAATGCTCGGGAATCCATCGTTTCCCGCCAGGATTTTGGTTTGGAGCCGCCACGTCTTCCTACCAGATCGAAGGCGGCTGGAATGTCAGTGGTAAGTGTTAACTACAAAGACGAATCCAACCTTGTACTCAAGGGGGTCACGTGGTTAAATTGTAGGTTCATCAAACTCCAAGAGGGTAGTCAAATTTTCGGCGTATAACCCAATCACTAGGAAGGGCTCACATAGACAATTTATAGACAGGACCAGggtatgtagccgaatggcacaaacgctcacgaaacaaaacgctcgtagatatcaaTCTCTATCGCGTTTGCGTATATgggtgcgacagagccaaaccACCTTTCACGGCGAttggttttcgtttcgcgtcggagaaatgccatttggctacggggcctgatatgtTATAAAAGGTGTGTTTAATGTGAGAGTAATTATTCGAGTTATTATCATGACTAAATAAGAGGGACATGATGCATATTATCATTCAACATCTTGAATGATAaggaaataaaagagacacggcgatgtttataattactcgcccagcggtaagctatcaatatcgccgagtctcttttatttgcacgggagtgcttattaatcttttgtttttgtagccgatagctcatagcttaggtacggtcacggactttaattgttgatccacttctagctcattttatactggacataccatagttaagcatagttaagctatgacgtgtCTAGTATAAAATGGGCAACAattggatcaacaattaaagtccgtgactgtactagctcgcggtgggaccagtgccatagtggcaatgaaacttgagaagtttcatATTTTCTTCCTTTTTCTTTTGGAAATACAGCCATCAGGTATTACTCGTATAGTTACTTGATGTTACAGATAAAGGCGAAAGCATCTGGGACAGGTTGGTGCATTCCCGGCCGGAGGCTATCCTGGACGGCAGTACTGGCGATGTGGCGTGCGACTCCTACCACCGCTGGCAGGAGGACCTGCAGATTATCAAAGAGATGGAGCTGGACCACTACAGGTATGTGTTCCAGAAGCATCTGGGAGCTGCTGGAGACCGTCTTGGATGGCAGTACTGGAGACGTGGCATGCGATTCCGACCTGCAGATTGTAAAGGAGATGGGGCTGGACCATTACACCAATACCAGTTACAGAAGCAGCATCTGGGAGCTTCTGTAATATATACTGGACGGTAGTACTGGTGTGGCGTGCGATTCCTACCATCGGTGGCAGGAGGACCTGCAGATTGTTAAAGAGATGGACCTGGACCACTACAGGTATGTGTTCCAGAAGCATCTGGAACCTGGTACACTGCTGGAGACCATCCTAGACAGCAGTAATGTTGTTGCGTGTGACTCCTACCACCGCTGGGAGGAGGACCTGCAGATTATTAAAGAGATGGGGCTGGACCACTACTGGTACATACCACGACAGGTTCCAGAGGCAGCATCTGGGAGCTACTGGAGACCATCCTGGATGGTAGTACTGACGTGGCATTCGACTACTACCACCGCTGGGAGGCGAGGCAAACGACGTTTATGCATGATTTTTCGAAACAAAAATCAATGACCTGTCCAAACTGACAGTACCCTAAATGGAAATATAGGACCCAGACGCCGACTATACATCAGTCTCCTTAAAATATGCAGCCAGGTTGCAGCGCATCCTTTGTAGATAGGCTAGGGCCCCACACATTCTACAAATATCTACGTAAATTTTAAACCATTGTTTACATAAGCACTTTCCAGGTTCTCCATATCCTGGCCGCGTCTGCTGCCTCTCGGGTTCAGCAATAAGATCAGCCAAGATGGCCGCCGGTACTACAACTCTATCATAGACGGGTTACTAGCGCGCGGCGTCGCGCCTGTAGTGACTCTGTACCACTGGGACCTGCCGCAGAGGCTGCAGGACCTTGGTCAGTCTTTAGTGGTCACCAACAATATATCTACCTTTACTACCGCGCGGTAATAGACAGGAGATACTCGTACGTACAACGTTACTTTTTATTCATCCTCCTTATTGCGTGGTTTTAGCATGTTACTAACGGCTTGACGGGAACGTAGGTGATCCGCCTAAGCAATTAATCTAAAGAATTAGCATAGGCACTtactttttacgaaagcgactagtcagattagtccgatttcctcacgagGTTTCCATCACTGAAAAAGGACTAAAAATGTCAAATGACGTGAGGACTAAAACGTGTCAAATGCTATTTGAATTCGCGACGACAGAGGCGTGAATGTCGCACGCTCTCACTGCTATTTTCCTCGCATGGAGAATAAAAGACTTCTCTGCAACTACTTGACAAGTAATTTTTTCTCCAGGAGGCTGGACGAACCCCCTCATAGTGGACTGGTTCGCAGACTACGCTCGCACAGTGTTCTCTCTCTTTGCTGACCGCGTGCGCACCTGGGTCACCATAAACGAACCTGGCTCCGTCTGCGACATGGGTTATACGGGAGTCCTGGCGCCTGGGATCCGAGACATGGACGTTGGAGCGCTGCTGTGCACGAAGCATGTGTTGCTGGCGCACGCTGCTGCTTATCGGGTGTACCAAAAGGAATTCAAGACGAAATATTATGGTGGGTAGTCCAGGGTTTACAAACAGAACATATTTTCCTATGCTATTTTTTAGTTACAAATGGGGTGGATAGAGATAGCTGGCCTGAATAGgaatgaaatttaaaatttcacaCCATTCCACATTATTTATGGGTATATTTATATTGACAGGTGAACTATCGATCGCGAACCACGAGATGTGGTTAGAACCGAAAACTGACCAAGACGTGGAAACTACTTCGCTGGCGAGAGAATATTTAGTAAGTATAAATACAAGAAGAAAACGGTACTGAATGTTATGGTGGACCATAATAGGTACTTATCATACTTACTTTTTCCAGTACGGTCGTTACTCGCACCCCATCTACTCCTCCACAGGGGGTTGGCCGCCCGCGCTGGAGAAGTACATGGCAGAGAAGAGCAAGAGAGAAGGGTACCCAAGGTCAAGATTCCCGCCGTTCACACAGGACGAGATACAACTCTTGAAAGGTAATTTATAACTGTTTGGTCGATACTCGCACCAAACTACTTCACTAATGAACTCGAAGCAAAGCGAATGGTTCTTTCTTTTCTTCAGAAAGTAAATTCCGAATTATCAGCATCTCATTTTTGGTGACTGAGTAACGACATACAATTGAGCTAGTAGGGCTAGAGCTATCTACATCCAAATCAACTTACCGTAATGTCCGGCGAGTTTTCAAATAGGTGAGTTCAATAACAGTTCAAGTGGTCCCCAAATAAACTAAGCATTAACTTTTTTCTAATTAACTAATACAATGATGAAGATTAGTTTGAAAGAGAAATCTTTTTAACCTTGGTCGATATCCTGCGGCTCAGTAGCTAATTTAGCTATTTTATCACTCGTTTTTATTCCGCAGGATCCTTCGATTACTACGGGCTGAACCACTACACGTCGCGCATAGTCCGTACCGCGACCACCGAGACTCGCCTGTCCCACAAGCCGCGAGACAAGCTCCTCGAGTTCACGTCACGAGGAGCTAAAGAAATTGGCGCGATGCTGGAGGCTCCGGCACACTGGAAGATCGGCCAGTCGCCCTGGCTGAAGGTTGGTGTGACTTGGCCCCTACACGTCACTAGCCAACATGAGGTGGGGCAATACTTGAGGTCCTGACACACTGGAAGATCGGCGCCTGGGCCTGCCTCGTCCTGAATCTGCTACTGCTAATTATGCTGAAGCGTGACCATTTTCGGCTAAAAATGTTTCTGCGAAAGCTGCTATGCCAAATGTATTTCGGACAATCGATATTCTGCAAGATAAAGGGAAcccatatttttttgtaatattaccAAGATACTTTCTGTACAGAATTGTGTCTTTATCAAATTATTGAATCCGAATCTGAAAACATCGGCCCGCTATAGCCTAAAGCCTAAGTAATCCCTTGCAGGTGTACCCAGAAGGCCTTCGGCACCTCTTGAAGCAGATCAAACAGGAGTACGGGGACGTAAGGATCCTGATCACTGAGAACGGGTACTCCGACGACGGCCACCAGCTCCTCGATCAGGATCGGCTTGAGTACCACAGGGACTACTTGGAACAGGTCAGTTCATTCGTGTTCGTGAACCGTGCTTAGGAAATTTTGTAAAGATTTGAAGTGACGGGTAAACTTTTTACAGGAAGAAAATTGAAGGAATATCTCttttagtcatagggcttacggcgaaattatgggcaaaagctgcactttatgcagaaagcaagccacttttcACAGTGATACTAAGGACCAATACAAAcgttttcatccgaggaaacacgattttcatccactagaattcaagatggcggacattttccaaaatggcggccgcatatttttaaaaatttatagaatcgtaacggctgcaccgattttgatggttggggtgtctttcgcatcgtattgaagcgttcattaatataaaaaaattaagtcataaaaaaattaatatggcggccgaataataagaaaaatatgaaaattttaaactttttttttcattctcgtgcaatttaccaataaattttcaatgatatggccacatttttatgtatttaaatgaaacctgataatattatctacataataaaataaaaatcatgaaaatccgttgagcaGTTTTTGAACAATACtcatttcaaatggagcgcgcggatttgaaagacgttttcgcacgtgatgtaaacaattttggaatcataacggctgcaccgattttaatggttggggtagctatcagtttgtattaaaacatatatttatataaaaattaaaatcatttaaaaaataaagatggcgtccgaataataaaaaaaaatgaaattttcaatttttttttattctcacgaatattacaaatagtttttctaccatatggtcacatttttatttatttaaataaaatctgatattaacatctggaaaataaaacaaaaaacattaaaatccgttcagtagtttttgaactatacgcattgaaaatgaagcgcgcgggtctgaaagacgtctttgcacttgatatgtgatgcatcgtatcgtttggtaccgctatacactaagactgattatttattttggtcacaacttactatattactattcagaatcaatgtttttagtatttatatacattattagttttttattccgagtttaggtatatttagacaacccccgttgaccatcacataatttttattttaatacgtaaaagaactataacaacgccccatattctggatataACTTCTGTGGCTATGCCATCATcggggttggaagacgtacaatgatagttgggtactgcagtggtctgaaaacagggagatatggtatgaatatgtatacttggacaattgcggttgtgaaaaaggctgcgaaacaatacgctgtacgtgttgtgggtctaccctgcgcggctcaatgcaaataatgcaatgtattaataatgttatatttgcaaaaatgatattataaattattatgttatcattatttccttgtttgatattattttgtatctcttttatctttcagtataacctagacaagaagcaaaaaatatgttttgtattaatatatgttttcgtagccccctacagaagttgtcgaaaattatttctggagtcctcggaaaggacaattgctattaatacaaatgttatgttatgtgcatttaagttcttttacgtattaaaataaaaattatgtgatggtcaacgggggttgtctaaatatacctaaactcggaataaaaaactaataatgtatgtaataatgtataaaaacattgattctgaatagtaatatagtaagttgtgaccaaaataaataatcagtcttagtgtatagcggtaccaaacgatacgatgcatcacatatcaagtgcaaagacgtctttcaaacccgcgcgcttcattttcaatgcgtatagttcaaaaactactgaacggattttaatgttttttgttttattttccagatgttaatatcagattttatttaaataaataaaaatgtgaccatatggtagaaaaactatttgtaatattcgtgagaataaaaaaaaattaaaaatttcatatttttattattattcggccgccatctttattttttaaatgattttaatttttatataaataaatgttttaatacaaactgatagctaccccaaccattaaaatcggtgcagccgttatgattccaaaattgtttacatcacgtgcgaaaacgtttttcaaatccgcgcgctccatttcaaatgaGTATAGTTAAAAAACtgctcaacggattttcatgatttttattttattatgtagataatattatcaggtttaatttaaatacataaaaatgtggccatatcattgaaaatttattgggaaattgcacgagaatgaaaaaaaaagtttgaaattttcatatttttcttattattcggccgccatcttaatttttttatgattttattttttatattaatgaacgcttcaatacgatgcgataga from Leguminivora glycinivorella isolate SPB_JAAS2020 chromosome 22, LegGlyc_1.1, whole genome shotgun sequence includes the following:
- the LOC125237926 gene encoding myrosinase 1-like, with protein sequence MTSKCSGIHRFPPGFWFGAATSSYQIEGGWNVSDKGESIWDRLVHSRPEAILDGSTGDVACDSYHRWQEDLQIIKEMELDHYRFSISWPRLLPLGFSNKISQDGRRYYNSIIDGLLARGVAPVVTLYHWDLPQRLQDLGGWTNPLIVDWFADYARTVFSLFADRVRTWVTINEPGSVCDMGYTGVLAPGIRDMDVGALLCTKHVLLAHAAAYRVYQKEFKTKYYGELSIANHEMWLEPKTDQDVETTSLAREYLYGRYSHPIYSSTGGWPPALEKYMAEKSKREGYPRSRFPPFTQDEIQLLKGSFDYYGLNHYTSRIVRTATTETRLSHKPRDKLLEFTSRGAKEIGAMLEAPAHWKIGQSPWLKVYPEGLRHLLKQIKQEYGDVRILITENGYSDDGHQLLDQDRLEYHRDYLEQVLKSITEDSVRVIGYTAWSLLDNFEWMDGYTSRFGLYSVDFASAHRRRAARASARFYAGVVRARTLSGHTHNATR